A genomic stretch from Porphyromonadaceae bacterium W3.11 includes:
- a CDS encoding DPP IV N-terminal domain-containing protein, translated as MRTVSKLFLMLTLLLFLPCADAAGKLALKDIYSGAYSPRSAGYGFRSMADGKYYTVISNDGTKIIKYSYESGKEVEVLFDTKTAKECTFDSFSDYIVSDNGQRIIILRDRQAIYRRSATYDAYHYDVRRNRVEPLSKAGSRVRVPQFSPDGRMAAYVIDNNIYIKKFDYDSEVQVTTDGEWNKILNGVTDWVYEEELYLTQLMAWSEDSRYLAFVRSDESDVKTYDMTIFGSGNYPYTYSFKYPKAGEDNSRVSIRLYAIDDRKTSTLDLGLDEEYYIPRMQFYKDKLYIFTLNRHQNHMRAFEVNPQSRVSRLWMQDKDEWYVDSNSWVLQLAFDDTGIYYVSERSGRPQLYRYSHSGVEEQQLTDGEYDIDTFYGVTPNGEVVYSLAYPTPMDRTVVARDKKGRTRYLSPEKGVSKATFSSDLSYYLLSHQTTTDLPRYEIYRTKDAKAVTLLEDNASLKNRLSQISYGKREFMSVKTKSGQELNAWMIKPTNFDPTKQYPLVMTQYSGPGSQSVMNEYSFGWEEYLAEQGFIIACVDGRGTGGRGSHFKKQTYLNMGLMECQDQIESAQALGELPYIDASRIGIFGWSFGGYTVLMSMTHGQGTFAAGVAVAPPTDWALYDTIYTERYMRTPKENPKGYHDTSVMPFVDNLQGALLIVQGTADDNVHMQNVMHLTPALIKADKDYRMLVYTDKNHSIYGGNTRNHLFRQVTNHFIDNLKNK; from the coding sequence ATGAGAACAGTAAGTAAATTATTTTTAATGCTTACTCTGTTGCTGTTTTTGCCATGTGCTGATGCGGCAGGGAAGCTTGCTTTGAAGGATATTTATTCTGGAGCGTACAGCCCTAGAAGTGCTGGTTATGGTTTTCGCTCAATGGCTGATGGTAAGTACTATACCGTCATCTCCAATGATGGTACTAAAATCATAAAGTACAGCTATGAGAGTGGGAAGGAGGTAGAGGTCCTCTTTGACACTAAGACAGCAAAGGAGTGTACGTTTGATTCATTTAGTGACTATATCGTTAGTGATAATGGGCAACGTATTATTATATTGCGTGACCGTCAAGCCATTTATCGTCGTAGTGCTACCTATGATGCTTATCACTATGATGTTCGCAGAAATAGGGTAGAGCCTTTGAGTAAAGCCGGCAGTCGTGTGAGAGTACCACAATTTTCTCCTGATGGAAGAATGGCGGCCTATGTGATTGATAATAATATCTATATTAAAAAGTTCGATTACGATAGTGAAGTACAAGTCACTACTGATGGAGAATGGAATAAAATACTCAATGGTGTAACTGACTGGGTCTATGAGGAGGAGTTGTATCTGACTCAGTTAATGGCATGGAGTGAGGATAGTCGTTACTTAGCATTTGTCCGTAGTGATGAAAGTGATGTGAAAACTTATGATATGACCATCTTTGGTTCTGGTAATTATCCTTATACCTATAGTTTTAAGTACCCAAAGGCAGGAGAGGATAACTCCAGAGTGAGCATAAGGCTTTATGCTATAGATGACCGTAAAACCTCTACTCTAGATCTCGGTCTGGATGAGGAGTATTATATCCCTCGCATGCAGTTCTATAAAGATAAGCTGTATATATTCACGCTCAATAGACATCAAAATCATATGAGAGCTTTTGAGGTTAATCCCCAGAGTCGTGTGTCTCGTCTCTGGATGCAAGATAAGGATGAATGGTATGTGGACTCGAATAGCTGGGTGTTACAGCTGGCATTTGATGATACTGGTATCTACTATGTTAGTGAGAGGAGTGGGCGACCTCAACTGTACAGATATAGCCATAGCGGCGTAGAGGAGCAGCAATTGACTGATGGAGAGTATGACATCGATACCTTTTATGGGGTGACACCGAATGGAGAGGTGGTCTATTCTCTAGCATACCCTACACCAATGGATCGTACAGTAGTGGCACGTGACAAAAAAGGCCGCACTCGTTATCTTTCTCCAGAGAAAGGTGTGAGTAAAGCAACGTTTAGTTCAGATCTAAGCTATTATTTGCTTTCTCACCAAACGACGACCGATCTTCCTCGCTATGAGATCTATCGTACAAAAGATGCGAAGGCTGTGACGCTATTAGAGGATAATGCAAGTTTGAAGAATAGGTTATCCCAAATCTCTTATGGTAAGAGGGAATTTATGAGCGTCAAGACCAAGAGTGGTCAAGAGTTAAATGCATGGATGATCAAGCCAACAAACTTTGACCCAACGAAGCAATATCCCTTAGTGATGACTCAGTATAGTGGTCCAGGATCTCAGTCTGTAATGAATGAATACTCATTTGGATGGGAAGAATATTTAGCAGAACAGGGTTTCATTATAGCATGTGTCGATGGTAGAGGAACAGGTGGAAGAGGGAGCCATTTCAAGAAGCAAACTTACTTGAATATGGGCCTTATGGAATGTCAAGACCAGATCGAGTCTGCTCAAGCCTTAGGAGAGCTTCCATATATTGATGCTAGTCGTATAGGTATCTTTGGATGGAGCTTCGGGGGTTATACAGTATTGATGTCAATGACCCACGGACAAGGAACCTTCGCTGCAGGAGTGGCAGTGGCTCCACCTACAGATTGGGCACTATATGATACTATCTATACGGAACGGTATATGCGTACCCCAAAAGAGAACCCTAAAGGCTATCATGATACTTCTGTGATGCCATTTGTTGATAATTTACAGGGGGCATTGCTGATTGTCCAGGGTACTGCTGATGATAACGTACATATGCAGAATGTGATGCATCTAACACCAGCATTGATTAAGGCTGATAAGGACTATAGGATGTTGGTTTATACGGACAAGAATCATAGTATCTATGGTGGAAATACCCGCAATCATCTCTTCCGTCAGGTCACCAATCACTTTATAGATAATCTGAAGAATAAATGA
- a CDS encoding RluA family pseudouridine synthase produces the protein MEILYEDNHLIVVNKAAGEITQGDKTGDEPLPELIKQYLKEKYNKPGNVYLGVVHRLDRPTSGIVVFAKTSKALSRMNELFRKDQVRKVYHAIVEAPPAQSAGELRHFLKKNQQQNKSYVVSRNTPNAKEAILEYRTIGSSDHYTLLEVELQTGRHHQIRVQLSSIGSVIRGDLKYGARRSLPDASISLHAYSITFIHPVTKEELHLTAPYPAHDTLWQYFAEHKL, from the coding sequence ATGGAGATTCTTTACGAGGATAACCACCTCATAGTGGTTAATAAGGCTGCTGGGGAAATTACTCAAGGCGATAAAACGGGGGATGAGCCGTTGCCTGAACTGATCAAGCAGTACCTCAAAGAAAAGTATAATAAACCTGGGAACGTATATCTCGGGGTGGTACATCGTCTGGACCGTCCTACGAGTGGTATAGTGGTTTTTGCTAAGACCTCTAAGGCCTTAAGTCGGATGAATGAACTCTTTCGTAAGGATCAGGTTCGAAAGGTCTATCATGCTATAGTCGAGGCTCCTCCTGCACAATCAGCAGGAGAGCTTCGACATTTTTTAAAGAAAAATCAGCAGCAGAATAAGTCCTATGTCGTCTCAAGAAACACCCCCAATGCAAAGGAGGCTATCCTTGAGTATCGCACCATTGGGTCTAGTGACCATTACACCCTGCTAGAAGTAGAACTACAGACGGGTAGGCATCATCAAATAAGGGTGCAGCTGAGTAGTATTGGTTCTGTTATTCGGGGAGACCTAAAGTATGGTGCACGGCGTTCTCTGCCTGATGCTTCTATCTCATTGCACGCATATAGTATCACCTTTATTCATCCGGTTACAAAGGAGGAGTTGCATCTTACGGCACCTTATCCAGCTCACGATACCCTATGGCAATATTTTGCTGAGCATAAGCTTTAG